In Aedes albopictus strain Foshan chromosome 3, AalbF5, whole genome shotgun sequence, the genomic window ttttgattcagtttgtacaTTTTATATTAGATTTTGGAGGTTTTTCAGTTGAGCTAGCGGCCGTTCGAGGAAGCCCTTGAGAGGAGAGTCATCACATTAGTCGGGCAAACTTAaatatgaaccggtggtctctcgtacgcgagagtggcgcaaaagccatcgcGTTTTGAGATTCTCTTGTGCttattcgacgaacggttacagaatctctagaggaattcttggaggttcttggaatttctgaaggtatccttggagtaattcctggaaatccctggagaatattctgaacaaattcctggcggaatccctggaggaatacctaaaggaaggccagaaggaatatctggaggactgcaaagaggaattcctgaaagaatcccaagaggaattcttgtaggaatccctgggggaatttctgaaggaatctctggagaaattcctggatacatttctctttttgggctctctggaaacACTGTCCTCTTCCAGTGATGTCaacgaggttactccaagttacatATTGAGTAACAAGCTCTTGAGGTCAAATAAGTATGAGCCACAGTATGAGCGCCCTCgaaaatataagaaaaacaaGCTACATTTGTTTGCTTGTGCTTCCATACATGTAAGAAAATAGTTTCTCAGTGAAATTAGGATTTTTTCGCCCTGCTTAaggtatttttttccattttttgcgcCCTCCAGGCTCGTGCCCTGAAAAAGAAGCAAAGAAGAGCTTTTCGGACTTCAGCTAAAGGTGGAAGGGCGCCTATGGAGCTTGGGTAATTGGAAGGGTTTAGCCGTTTAGTACCCACAACCCCTCCATTGGTACGAGCCTGGCGCCCTCATATATGTTACAAAAATTGATTACTAAGTGTTCTGCTCTGTTCTGTTCTCTCTTGGGATATTGAATTCCtagggaatccctggataaattctaggaaaagttcctggagaaattcctcgaagaaatcttacagaaatccctggagaaatttctgatggaaatcccttgaggaattcctgtaggaatgcatgcaagaattcctgaaggaattcctgcataaaatcactagaggaatccctggaggtattactgaaggaatctctagaacaactcttggattgattgattgatttgtctataTTTAAGAGACTTCgcactcttggaggattccctggaggcatttctgaaagaatccctggagtaattcctggaggaatctttggaggaattcctgtggaaatccctggatgaattcctaaaagaaatcttaaaggaatgctaggaggaattcttgtaggaatgtctggagaaattcctggaggaatgtctgaaggaatttgtcgaaaaattccctagaggaatccttaaagaaattcctagaggtattactGGAGTAATCTTGAGAAGAAAATTCTGCAgtcactaaagaaatttctggagaaatttctgaaggagttcctgaaggaatacttgaaggaattcctggaggaattcctggatgaaatttagaagaaatgcctggagaaatgtttggagaaattcctggagaaatcccttaaggaatccctcaagaaattcaaggaggaatctcttaaggaatacctggagaacttcgaactccttggaggaatttctggagggatccctggatgaattccttaaaacaTCACTGGAgccactccaggaggaatctctggaggaatccctggaagaactcctgtaggaatctccggaggaatttctttagaattccttaaatctctggaaaaaaaagaaatcccaggagtatgtactgaagaaatcgcagaagcaaTTCTTGAATAATCCTTAGAGAAtatcaaggagttcctggaggaattcctgaagaaacctagaaggaatctcggaagcaatcccaaaaggaatagggtcctaaaattaaagacgaaatcttgcTTTTATTGAATATTACGATCAAgaatggtattctaatcggaattgtacctTACTTGAACTCGAAAAACGAAGGAATAATGaggaaattcgaaataagtaaaatgctAAATAGTTCTAGTATGACATTTGAGGTCGACATTGACGTGATAGAATTCGGCATTTTCGTACTGGGGATTCACCCCTTTCTgatatagggtaagtgttccaattatggctatagtaccaattattcgccatagttgattttcatccccccccccctcacaacagatcacgttcacaatagATGATTGCACTCGTTTAAGCTACAATTTTGGCTCAAATCATTCCTTAAAATGTTGGCTTTCTTGCACCCTTTTTTGCCATAGTGTATCAGTTATGGCGAAtctcataaggaatgcatgttaatagtgcgaaaaggaaccgaagtaaaAAAATGTATCGATaactggtacatggttcctatcattGCATTGGCACACGCTCTAATAAATGTTAaaaatagttttggctccgtttctatatttttcctgcaatGTATAGAAACTAAGCTAtatttttaacatattgatgacattcgttggtcttccaATTATTTTTgtgcaaatagttttccttaggtagtgccataattggtacaggcatccttcaatggtgaaaaaaaatcattgaaaatatgtGTTATAAGTTAGGGgcgataaagttttaaaaattgaaaaaatatatattttcaacctcggccaataaaaacataaaaatatgaGTATATACCTACTCTTGGACCATactttgtggtttaaaacaagaatctatGTAGGACTTTAGGGGCCTATCCCTAAGGAAATCCCTtatcaaatcctggaggaatttctggattaattatttgaggagttcctgaaaaagttccatgagaaattcctgaaggaatctcaagaagatttcctagatgaatgtttggaggaatttttgaaataattttctagagcggttcctgaaagaattccagaaggaattcccgagttaattcctggaggaattcctggtgcaattcttgaagaaatccctggatatttttctaaacgaattcttgGAATCCATGGCTGTATCAATTTTTGGACGAAGGGCTTAAATGAACCCTTGGATGAACTACCGAAAGATAATATGTTTCATTTATTCTTCCAAATGCTCCTATAATTTTAGAAGGTgaaaaaaatgattaaaacaAGTATAattgaaattttaagaaattttgtatttttttgtgtgGGAATAGTCAcatcctcgatttttttttcattactttcTACTTATGTAAGCTGCTAAAAGGAGTACCACATTGTTTGTGCTTTGTTTTCCTGAGAATCTGCTTAATATTTTGTTACGTAATCTCTATATAACAGTTCACTAAAATACTTTATTACCTATTGTCTTAAAATATGCATAAATTAGCAATGAAAATAAATTAACGTTGTTATCATATTAATCACTACTACCGCCGCAGTgtgatttttgtttaattttaaaGCCTTTATGATAATTATTATCCACTGATGGCAATGTACCGGACATTTTGTTCGGTTATTTACGCCAACCACACAAGTTCTAGTTGTGCGGGTCGTCTACGAACAACgattttccagttcagcaattcatCATCTTGATTAATTCCCTAGATTCCTGCCCGTAGTGTAACAAGTGAttagtaatgatttttttttgcacctTACTAGGAACTCGTCGTAACAATAAGTGAATGATGTCAGGTGTTGGATGACCGTGTGAACGTTAATGACAGGGCTGTTCAATCTACTTGGTGTgtctaactttttttttgtagatgttCTAAACGTAAGCTACGTACTAGCAGTTATTGTTTTAAAATGGTTACAATGTTGGTACATCTACTTTATAGGCAttgcatatacaggggatggccaaaatgtttgggaaaggcaactttttttctctcacaaaaaattgaacatgctataacttttcatagagtgcgtcAAAAAatctcaacctattatatgtgcatcattgatataaatttgggctcgattgattaatctttcgcaaagttagaacctttcgggtaaagcactattttttagacaactcatttttgagctgtcatatctcggaaacctgtgaaccgaattgaatgaaattttgaacgtacactaacaatatacaaatacttcacaaactattaaaacatagatactttttgaacgttgaaaaaagttatcatagatagacactttttggatttttctcgaaaaaatgtattttttcacgtcaatgtcaataaattttagtgttgatgtccaaagattttccacttctgttctcaagttatctttaatcagatatatcgGAGCCAATTCAGCTTAAAGGAAGAacccatttagtaatttttgtgtggtattgtaaatttgactaattttcctctatatgggtaaaaatttcaacccgctataacttaattcgccgtgaaaaaatattacattttataacgttgtattgagTACCAATATATTggtgataaacgttaaaaaaatcattcaattcggttcactggtttccgagatatgacagttcaaaaattagttgtctaaaaaatagtgttttaccggaccggttctaacttcgtgaaaaactaaccaatcgagcctaaatttgtactaatgatgcacataaaacaggttgataaacagtaaaaatttgagaattttcgatacactctatgaaaagttacagcatgttgaatttttttgtgggagaaaaaaaagttgcctttttcaaacattttggccaccaccTGTATGTACCTATAAGGCATTTTTTGTAGTAACGCCAGGCATTGATCATATCCGATGCAGGAAAAAGCTTTTCGTTGTTATTAGTTGTAAGCCTGTTAATTTATGCAGCTGAAACAATTTACGCATTTTAAAGTACACATACGCAACATATGTTCATGAAGCGACAATGGATTAGTCAGATTTCCAACTATGGGGAGTAGAGAGGTGGTAGACCAGCTGTTGGCGCGAATTTCTTTCGGATTATCGAAACACATACTGAAAGCAGCGTTTTCACGGCAGCTTCAAtgatcacggtgtgtctggtagaacaatattatcccaaaaaaataggcatcgccaaaTTCTTCGTTACTTGAAAATATAGGTCTTTAGCTTTCATTTAACGGGTcgatcaaaaaaatccaccgagggacctcgaacaactttttcatttgaacatttttgcttACTGTGAACCATTTATTGAGAGGAAGTTATTGACGAACCGCTTTCAATTTAAACAATACGATGTAAGTTTGAGATACTTTTGTTTTCCCAATACTATATACATACAAtatgtcccgtaacgtgggtagatcaccttataatggtgcgttacggtgtaagatctaccataacaaattttgatttcgtaattctccagctcggttaatttaaatgcaggaaaattataaaatcaaaatttgatttacttttcgggttttgttttatttttgtattttcactACTAGTACtccatttgtttcagtgttatttgcttgattttaactataactttaatataataactatttgtttcagcgctgttcaggtaaattaatttgtaattgtaatgtaggtcaattaaaactatatatcataataataatatttattatttcaggtaaaatcaggtaattggtcaactatataattaattatatttaaattacatgttgcttgggattttgggaggggtagcctaaggaagctaaatgaactggtttctggacaaatgttcgtggggtggccagactttgtcacgagataacaaccatcgtgttgtcttccgaaggtttccagtgaatttagcttaccctgctacaacaaaccatcaggtagatcattcccttccggtatgactctgcagccataggtaatccttgcgctgatggtgggtacacaatcatcatcatcatcactataTACATACAATATATAGTACACTTGGAAAAAAGATTTATAATTTTGACCTATGTGCACAGCTAATCgctttcggtaatttttaccgaaatcttaactgctgagcgttcggtagtGGATTTTACCGGAATTCTGtaaaaaactacaaaatttcggtaaaatgttatcgtttatctgtcaaacttcaacgaagttcggtaaatgttGCCAGCTCACCGAATGTTTTCGGTaaacaaaacttaacggttgagatttcggtaaaatattaccgaagtcggtgattgaATTCTGTACATAGGACACATACTCTGTTAACAGCAATTAATTGAATTAATTAATTGAATTGAATGTAGTGATCTACAGATTTTGCGCCTCGTAACACTTGGTGCGCCACTGTTAACTACATTGTAAAAATTAAGAACGTTTTTGTTTCAAGTGCCTTCTGCTCGTTTCTTTACAAAGCCATTTTCTAAAAGCGCTTCAAATAGTTCATTAGAGCTATTTATTCTTAAAATAAATTGTTTCCATTATACAGTATATACATATATATTGTATAGCAGTGTATTTTGGCACAGAAAGTAAGTATTATTCCtatcattctttcaggaataacagCCCAACTCAAACAGAGCCTGCTTTGAAAACTTGTACTTCAGTTGAATTTGTCTAATTGACTAATCAAaaagaaaatattgtttcgtAAAAGCAATGACAGAGTTATATACCCCAACACCTTGTTTGTAGAACTAGAAATGCTTAGTGATCTTGTTGATCTTTCTGGCGTTTCGCCTCAATTGggaaaagcctgcttctcagattaaTGTTTTATGGGAGAGCACTTAAACAGATATTAACGGAGAGCTTTCTTTGTCCATCGACCGCCTTAGTATGTATTGTACCAGTGGATTTATGTTTCGGAAAGATCCTGAATCGAGTGGGACtcaaacccgtcactctcagcttTGCTGAAGACCTGCACTGTCACCGCTTCGGCTCTATGGACTATATAGTGTTTATGCATATAAAATGCCTAACCTTCTCACAATTTTATGCATGTGTCTTGATTCTGCTAAATACAGTCAATGATATGTACAGTGTGACATAATGTTTGGAACGAggtaattcctatgggagttctttcggcttttgcagtcggtgacGGCAGCAAAAACATGTATGCCTCATGTTCCCTAATGTTTGTTATTTTTGATAATCCATTGAATATGCAGCGTTAACTGATTAACTTAATTTAACTCCAAGTATAACTTGAACAAGGCATAGAAAAACAAGTTTATTAGTACTAGAGATCCCGCACATATAGTTTTATATTAAATTTGACttggaaattgaaaaataaaaagtaTGCATTAAAAAACCTCAAATATCGCAACATCTTGAACACAAATGTCCAATTTAAAATTTAAGGCTCAAGcacccgtcatcatttttcggaaatagaaaacaGTTTTTTGCTTGTGCAGCAAAACAATgaccatgaaaatgtattcactgtattccattgcCAAAACattagttttgaacgaaaaaactgctttcaaatgtttaatgatgacgatgattccaattacgaattgttcaacgttaaggctttttacggcatcatcagcatcgtcaGCGATGTTAGATATGTAGCTCGaaatttaaaagtgataattctctgccactaaagcgaatattcgtatggaaaagtatcatcctatatgctcactcgcaatgATTACGATGATACATTTTCTGCTGTGTtgttgcagaattgacagttttttattacttcaaaaacgcgaggtaaacaatcattgaaaagcaaaaagtcaatgattcgtttgaaagctttgtgatgcatcatgacaccttaaaataatgtagaaatttttgaaaaccaTTGGAAAACTCTGCAAATATTAAGATGGTTCACAAAATTGTTTATTCGTTTGTTGCATAtttgattcataaccagatttcaCACCTCTTTccgaaatgttttatttattcagaCTACACAAGCCATTAATAGTTTCAATGGAACTAGTGTGAGAAGCAATCGGTCACAATATTTCTAGTGTCTTAACGATTAGATTGAACTTGAAGTCACGTGAATTCTTTGAAAAGCTATCTTTTAGAATAATACATTCTATGCCACCTTTGGATGGCTCATGCAAAACTATAGTGCATCCTATGgagatgaaattttgacagttgttatGGGTCGAAAATAAATCTAAGTCTTAACTTGCGGGGATTTGATGCCAAAGTAGAAAAATGGAGCAAACCATTCTAGAGATGGCGTGACAATTTTTTATTATGACATTGGGAGCAAACAATATTTATCTTTTTTTCCTTTGGCTGTACGTCAGTTCGTGGGTAATTATAGTTTTATGAAACGAAAAGTCCATTAACTATAGATATGGACCTGAAACataatcgctcaagaaagttcagTTCAGTGCATTTTTCCTTGCCCGCAATTTTAAAGAATCAATCAAAGTAGGCGCAAATCAAAGTAGGCTATGTTTTTTTTGTATACTTATCATGTATTACTTATCATAATAATCTTTTATTTTAagcctattttaattttttttttgtttgccttGCGCCACAAATCCCAAATAGTAACATAAGAAGCAGTCGTTAGAATTTCAACTAAAATTCCTTTTTATTTCATCAGAAAAAGTTATTCGGGATCCCTCGGTcgatttttttggggaacacgttaaatgaaagctaaaagtccatattttcgaataatggcggatttggcgatgcctatttttttgtgataaaccttcaccatatACACGCCGTGTGatatattaaaataattcaaTTTAGTAATTTTACACAGTTTTTCCTATAAataacttacatgatagtttcttaatcactaacgatctcttcaactcaactctcaacttaacactaaatcttATAACAATcctagtctctctctctctctcttcttggcgtaacgtcctcattgggacaaagcctgcttctcagcttagtgttctatgagcacttccacagttattaactgagagcttcctctgccaatgaccattttgcatgcgtatatcgtgtggcaggcacgaagatactctatgcccaaggaagtcaaggaaatttcctttacgaaaagatcctggaccgaccgggaatcgaacccgtcaccctcagcatggtcatgctgaatacccgtgcgtttaccgcctcggctatatgggcccttataacAATCCTAGTATGCACATTGAATTTTTTATTAAAAACTTTTAAACTCTAGATAATTGTACATTCTGGCAACGCTATTATCTAATAAGAATCAATTCAATGTGCATAACAATCCTAGTACactgagaaaaatttctactcaatgactgagttggccttactcagaaatcgagaaatcctttgttttcttactcagtttcggctaaaagtgggacaacccattggcaatgggttgtcccacttttaacggaaactgagtaagaaaacaaaggatttttcgatttctgagtaaggccaactcagccactgagtagaaatttttccctgtgtatgcACATTGAATTGATTCTTATTAGATAATAGCGTTGCCAGAATGTACAATTATCTAGAGTTTAAAAGTTTTTAATAAAAATCCTCACTTGTgcaaaaaatgaaaagaaaaaccccaaaaaaaaataaacgatgCAAGTGTTTGGCGAAACTAAAATTGCAAAAAACTTAATGAACTTTCCTAGAAATAGCtaataaaattattttgaaaattcatgttagaattcatttttttgtgcaattctcaaaaaaatgttgaCAAACCTTTGGtgtattgaaagaatccctgaacaaGTCTGCATGATTTCTAGAAATTATATATTCATATTAGAGGGTtgttcaaaaaaattcaaaatttaaaatttattaaaaaattaaaaaaaaaattaaaattttaaaatttttaaaaaatttcaaattttccaaaatttctaaaaatttcaaattttgtaaatttaaaaaaagtggAAATTATGAAAAGGTAGAAATGTTTGATTGAACTACGGAATGTTGTATTTGAGTCCGAATATATGTCATTGGTTATGGAATGATAAACTTTTTAGAAATCTAACCATCATTTTCTTTCGTTTTCCTCCTCAGCCGCCGGTTACACACTGTGTCCCAAGGACGATCAGAAATGCCTATTCGAGCGGATCGCCGGAACCTTTGCCAAGCATGCCGCCGGAATTCCCGCCATCGACCTGGTATCGCTGGACCCGTTGAAGATCTCCAAGATGGACATCGTCCAGGGTGGTGACGGACCCATCAACATTGTGCTCAACTTCAAGAACGTTGACCTGACGGGCCTGTCGCAGAGCGTCGTCAAGAAGGCCAACGGATTCACGGCCAATCCCACCAAGATGGAGCTGGGCATTCTGGTGCCGGTCACCAGCCTGGTCGGTGGATACAAAATCAACGGCAAGGTGCTGATTCTGCCCATTCAGGGAGAAGGCAAGAGCAACATGACTATGGGTAAGTGCATGGTGCACTTCTCGACGTAAAGTTTTCTCAAACTTCATTATATTCCACCCTAATCTCCCTTCAGAGAACAACCACATCCAGCTGAAGTGGACCGGCAAGCTTGTCGACCGTAGCGGCAAACAGTACTACCAGCTGGACAAGCTGAAGGCCACCTTCGACACGACCCGGTTCCACATGCACTTCTCCAACCTGTTCAACGGGGACAAGGCCCTCGGCGACAACATGAACGTGTTCCTGAACGAGAACTGGCAGGACATCCTGAAGGAGCTGAAGCCGGCCATCATCGATGCGTTCGTGAAGATCTTCCAGTCGGTGATAACGAGCGTATTCAACAAGGTGCCCTACAACGAGCTGTTCCAGTGAGCGAGTGAATGAGTGAGAAGCGAATGCGAAGAGATCTGGTGGAATTTGAGCGGGACGGTGAGTTTGTAAGCGACCTTGAGTGATGTACGTTCTGGATGATTTTGCTGAGTGTTAAAGATAATGTTAGTATATTATTGTCTAAAAATGATTAGTTTAGAGTTTTTCGTTTAAAATCCGAAATGCCATTGACGATTTTTatgaattcacaattttatctcgTATCGACTTTTCCAAGCCTCTAtgcagaatacccttttcgaatgagtgtagtcAGTGGATACCTTACACTGAGGACGATTACAAGTaggtagttgaaatacgcgtatctgttaaaggataagcaaAGGAGGGCGGAGTtagaaggtacaaaactgattacactcattcgaattcaccattttaatatttattaaaaaaaaaaaccgtgaatCTCAGAAACGTGCCGTTTCTAATGTTCTTCCATTCCAGGCTTTGTTTGGGGATCAAATAAGAAAACAATCCTAGGTTTTTATCATCAACATCAAAAGGCTTCATATCTTGTGCTCTTTGTAACAATGGAACCAAAAGTCCATTACGTAGATCTTGAAAAAACTGTTCCCAAACCTTCAAGTGATCACGTTTTCAAAGTCCACgtctcactggaattcctctcgggatttcttcatgattcttacaatgatttcttcagaaactcgtaCATGTATGTCTTCAtgtttttgttcagaaatttctgcaggaattccttcacgaatactatcagaattttttccaggatggTTTGggtttcctcctgaatttttttttagaaatatctcatgaAAAATCATCTACAGGGCAGGAATTCCCTAGGTACTTttcgagagattccttgaaatattgaaagtccagcagaaatttcgtcacaaattcatgcaggaattcatccagagattacaGTAGAAAAGAAATTGCTCTAGAGTCTAGATGTgcctgcaagagttccttcggagattcctccatagattctagcaaaaattccttcagaattttttgtcttgcaattctttcagaaactcttgttGGAACTGTTACAGagattcctaaaggtattccccTAGGCCTGTCCAATTTTTCTCAAgtcccaggcttgtccgcactcagcgcatgaaaattctgctcttttgatttacaccaccaaaaccatcgtatttattcaatctttctatcttacctgatagaaggatgttgaaatatcctaaatgtcattttgaactgtcaaaaaatcgcaccgcagtgccacactgtgcgcgcaaagagaatttcacccgggtgaattcaccccagtgaatttctctttgcacgcgcagtgcggcactgcggtgcgattttttgacagttcgaattgacatttaggatattcaaacatccttccacagacaaacagacgtaacaccttgaacgattttcatggaaatccatcgccaaGTTTAcagtaccatcacctggtggaaaagttgcacgaatcactgtgttgtgcaatatcgtcaacagaaggcgctagtgtgaaacgtcagacgcatagaaaaacgatgcgcgcgcctctggttgtgaaagccacaactatgaaaatttaaaatgatcgttaaaagcgtggtcgatggaaatttcgcaagtgttacgtctgtttgtctgtgatccttCTATCATGTAAAATAGGAAGAttggataaatacgatggttttggtggtgtaaatcaaaagagcagaattttcatgcgtttagtgcggacaagc contains:
- the LOC109415719 gene encoding protein takeout — protein: MKVMVSGVAAVLLVTLATNAFAAQFPAGYTLCPKDDQKCLFERIAGTFAKHAAGIPAIDLVSLDPLKISKMDIVQGGDGPINIVLNFKNVDLTGLSQSVVKKANGFTANPTKMELGILVPVTSLVGGYKINGKVLILPIQGEGKSNMTMENNHIQLKWTGKLVDRSGKQYYQLDKLKATFDTTRFHMHFSNLFNGDKALGDNMNVFLNENWQDILKELKPAIIDAFVKIFQSVITSVFNKVPYNELFQ